From a single Fusarium fujikuroi IMI 58289 draft genome, chromosome FFUJ_chr03 genomic region:
- a CDS encoding probable nitrogen metabolic regulation protein nmr — protein MPAQLNGSMTASIPIRIPGDQVQAQAQPAVFYKQHKHSRSSYSDSSPLANSRNNSLTFRPYKRLMSNPDKTIAVINASGRQAASFIRVATAVGYHVRAQLRNLDGVVAAEVSGNPNVTVFVGELYTRHQPSEANRDVTKHGPLAGVGVNYDVIASLFRGAQLAFINTTFYGDEIQIGKALADAAKRAGIQHYVYSSMPDHGAYNPEWPSLPLWAAKHEVEQYVRKLRIPATFVYTGIYNNNFTSLQYPLFCMDLQKDGSFKWQAPFHPDAKLPWLDAEHDVGPAVLQIFKDGPSKWNGERIALAYEYLTPKEVCRLFSKGVGRPVRYVRGPIEIKVRIPEGYREQLVGLEKLFDPNQKDPRKQPPYFGDPKVEVSCPSEALELWEGPRGIEEYAREMFPIEEEANGLTWMLDDDASDDEDVHNTATHVEQLRIHDGDDDSDDDNDDGLVIKGRKRDEEEWLA, from the coding sequence ATGCCCGCTCAACTAAACGGGTCCATGACCGCCAGCATCCCCATTCGAATACCCGGCGACCAGGtccaggctcaggctcaacCTGCTGTTTTTTACAAGCAGCACAAGCACTCCAGATCTTCTTATTCCGATTCTTCTCCGCTCGCAAATTCAAGGAACAATTCTTTAACTTTCCGTCCTTATAAGAGGCTCATGTCAAACCCAGACAAGACCATCGCTGTCATCAACGCCAGCGGGCGACAGGCTGCGTCTTTCATCCGCGTCGCCACAGCCGTTGGTTACCATGTGCGCGCTCAGTTGAGAAATCTCGACGGTGTCGTCGCTGCTGAAGTTTCGGGGAATCCCAATGTTACCGTATTTGTTGGCGAGCTCTACACAAGACATCAGCCCTCTGAAGCAAACCGTGATGTTACCAAGCACGGCCCGCTGGCCGGTGTCGGCGTCAACTACGACGTGATCGCAAGTCTGTTCCGCGGCGCACAACTCGCCTTCATAAATACAACTTTTTACGGCGATGAGATTCAAATCGGAAAGGCCCTAGCCGACGCCGCTAAGCGCGCGGGAATTCAACACTACGTGTACTCGTCCATGCCCGATCATGGTGCTTACAACCCCGAATGGCCCTCATTACCCCTCTGGGCTGCCAAGCATGAGGTCGAGCAATATGTGCGCAAACTCAGAATACCAGCCACTTTTGTGTACACTGGCATCTACAACAACAATTTCACCTCCCTTCAGTATCCCCTTTTCTGCATGGATCTGCAAAAGGACGGCTCGTTCAAATGGCAAGCACCTTTCCATCCCGACGCCAAGCTACCCTGGTTAGATGCCGAGCATGATGTTGGTCCCGCGGTCCTGCAGATCTTCAAGGATGGGCCAAGCAAATGGAACGGAGAGCGCATTGCACTTGCATACGAATACTTGACACCCAAGGAGGTGTGCCGACTCTTCTCTAAGGGAGTCGGCCGTCCTGTGCGCTATGTGCGAGGCCCCATTGAAATCAAGGTTCGAATCCCTGAAGGCTACCGGGAACAGCTCGTCGGTCTTGAGAAACTGTTCGACCCCAATCAGAAAGATCCTCGAAAGCAACCACCTTACTTTGGTGACCCCAAGGTCGAAGTCAGCTGCCCAAGTGAAGCCTTGGAGTTGTGGGAAGGCCCTCGAGGTATCGAAGAATACGCACGTGAGATGTTCCCCAtagaagaggaagccaatGGTCTCACATGGAtgctggatgatgatgcgagtgacgatgaggatgtgCACAATACAGCAACCCATGTCGAGCAACTGAGAATCCACGACGGTGACGATGATAGCGACGACGATAATGACGACGGCCTTGTCATAAAAGGTCGCAAGCGGGACGAGGAAGAGTGGTTAGCATAA
- a CDS encoding probable FCF1 involved in the pre-rRNA processing steps of 40S ribosomal subunit biogenesis, with product MGVQKKTRKFAEVKRVIGRRDARLKENKLKAELAQREKEKKTINGELIREAPQMPSNMFFQHNTALVPPYNVLVDTNFLSHSVQRKLSLLDSMMDCLYAKCNPIITSCVMSELEKLGPKYRLALRVARDERWTRLECDHKGTYADDCLVDRVQKSRIYIVGTNDKALKQRLRKIPGVPIMSVARAKYVIERLPGAPDS from the exons ATGGGTGTTCAGAAAAAGACTCGCAAATTCGCAGAG GTGAAGCGAGTTATTGGTCGTCGCGATGCCAGACTAAAGGAAAACAAACTCAAGGCTGAGCTCGCTCAGagggagaaggaaaagaagaccaTCAACGGCGAGCTTATTCGAGAAGCGCCTCAGATGCCCAGCAACATGTTCTTTCAACACAATACAGCTCTCGTTCCTCCCTACAACGTCCTCGTGGATACCAACTTTCTCAGTCACTCGGTTCAGCGAAagctctctcttctcgactCCATGATGGATTGTCTCTATGCGAAGTGTAACCCTATCATCACTTCCTGTGTG ATGAGcgaacttgagaagctcggaCCTAAGTATCGCCTGGCCCTAAGAGTTGCAAGAGACGAACGATGGACACGGCTTGAATGCGACCACAAGGGCACCTATGCAGACGATTGCTTAGTCGACAGGGTGCAGAAATCCAGAATCTATATCGTGGGGACAAACGATAAGGCGCTCAAGCAACGGCTACGAAAGATTCCTGGTGTGCCAATCATGAGTGTGGCAAGGGCCAAGTACGTGATAGAGAGGTTGCCAGGTGCGCCTGACTCCTAG